The genome window AGCAATATTCACAGTCGGTCTGCAACTAGGCGCCGCAGGCGAGATAAAGATGCAGACAACAAAGCAAGAATACCAGCAAGGTAACGGCATACTTGTTTTGGGCTCAGCAAAACCAAACTCCCTGCTCAACTTGAAGTTCAGCGACCCAACAGGTGCCACGATAAGACAAAAGGATGTCTTTACTGACAAAAACGGCAAGTTTGCAGACTCGTCATTTAGGATCCCGGCAGATGGCGCGCAGGGAATATGGACTGTCAGGGCAGAGAGCGGGGCAAACTATGCGGATGTAAAGATAAGCGTTGCAGGCACCGCAAGTAACGAGTTTACAGTCAGCGTCGACAAGACATCATACAAGCCAAAAGACATGATCAAGATTTCCGGAGTCGGCGGAGGCAAGTCCCAGTCGGTGGTAGTTACAGTTTACAACTCGGCCAACACAAAGATATTGGATCTTAACACGTTTACAACGAGTGAAGGCATATTCAAGCTTGACTGGATCATACCAATAGACACGCCGCTTGGCGACTACAAGTTATCGGCAAAGACCGGAAGCAATGTTGCCGAAGTAACGGTTTCCATCCAGTAGATCGAGAAACGCTTTTTATTACTCTACGCAAGGGTAATCGATATGAATCTAAAAAACATAATTGACGAATACCCGAATTTTCCAAAAAAAGGAATATTGTTCCGTGACATTAGCCCAATTTTAAGAAACCCGGCAGCACTCTCACACGTAGTTGACGAGTTTTCAAAACGATTCCACACAAACGACGTGGACGTCCTTGCAGGAATAGAGTCAAGAGGATTCCCTCTCGCATGCGCGTTGAGCCTCAAGTACAACAAGGGCATGATGATGATAAGAAAGCAGGGAAAGCTTCCTGGTGCCACGGTCAAAAAGGCGTACGACATCGAGTACGGCAAGGCAATAATGGAAATCCAGAAAAACTCTATCAAAAAGGATCAGCGGGTGCTAATCTGCGACGACTTGCTTGCAACAGGCGGAACTGCAAGGGCAGCGGCAGAACTTGTTGAAAAGATAGGAGGAAAGGTAACAGGGTTTGCATTCATGGTAGAACTAACAGATCTTAACGGAATAAAGAAACTAACAAAGTACAGATGCGAGTCGCTGGTGAAATACTAGTGGAGCAAGCAGAGATAGGGATTTTCGGCGGGACAGGAATCTACGATTCTGGCCTCCTAAAGGAAGTAAAAGAAATCACAGTAGACACGCCGTACGGCAAGACGTCTGACTCCATCACAGTCGGCGTATTTGAGGGAAGAAAAATCGCATTCATGCCAAGGCACGGCAGAAAGCATACCATCCCGCCACACATGATAAACTATCGGGCAAACATCTGGGCCTTTAAGCAGATGGGAATAACACGAATAATTGCGCCGTCTGCAGTGGGGAGCCTCAAGGAGGAACATGCGCCAGGCGACTTTGTCCTGCCAAACCAGTTCATCGACTTTACAAAATCACGCAAGCTGTCGTTTTCAGAGGAGGGGCGAGTCATACACATTTCCGTTGCAGACCCGTTCTGCCCTGAGCTCCAGTCGGCAATCCTAAGGGCAGCCGATGCGCAAAAAATTCCAGTCCACAGAGACTGCACGTACGTGTGCATAGAGGGGCCAAGATTCTCAACAAAGGCCGAGTCCAAGTTTTACCGCTCCATGAACGCAGACATCATCGGCATGACACTTGTCCCAGAGTGCCAGCTTGCACGAGAGGTGCAGATTTGTTATGCGTCGATTTCCACGGTGACAGACTATGACGTGTGGGCAGAAAAGCCAGTCACTGCAAAAGAGGTCCTGGAGACGTTGTCAAAAAATGTCGCAAACACGAAAAAGATCCTCACCTCAATTCCAAACGAGATACCCCACACAAGGGGCTGCTCCTGCGCAAAGGCGCTAGAAGAGGCAGAGTTCTAGTCGTCCACAAAGGACTCTTTGTCAAGCCCTTCGGGCAGGGTGAGATTTCCCTGGATTAGGTTTTTTTGCAGCTCGTCAATTATCTCATCCACATCAAGTCCCATGCTTTTGAGTTCTTTTTCTGTAGATTTTGTTATCTTTGCCCCGATGTTGTGGCCGCCGATCCTTCCAAAGGCAATTGCGGTAAACGGGAATATTTTTGAGAAACTGTAAATGTTCCGGTGATTTTTGCTGCCATCTGCGTTCCCTTGAGACTTTTGATGGTAACTGAAAGATCCAACTTAGATCTCGATTGCTTTGTTGACGTGATCATCTATTAGAAAACTAGCATATTCTGGGTTGTCGACCTTGTAGTCCTTTACTGGCAGCTCCACCACCTTGTCGTCCGGGTTTTCCACCTTTATGGTTCCGTCCTTTTTTAGCCTGACAAGATTCCATCTTTCCTTTCCTTTGAAGAGCTTTCGCACAAGGATTGCCCATTTCTCATCGGCTTCGATTTTTGGCATGCCCACATAGTCAGATATGGATTCTATTCCAAGCTGCTTTTCTTCGCAGAATTTCTTTTTGCAAATTGCGCATCTCCACGTATCTACCGAGCCGATTGTTCTTTCATCTATGTTGATGTTTGTAACCCCAAAGTACACTATCTGGTGTTTGCAGGTTTCAGTGTCAACGCTCATTATTTCTCACCTTACAAAAGTCCTATTTAGTCCTAGTCCTTGCATCGTCATACGGCCTCTCAAGTGCGACGCCGATGTTGTCAACTATTAGATTTTTCTTAAACTCGATGTGCTCCCGGGAGCACATTTTTCTGTACATGTTTACTGCAGTGAATCTTGGGTGCATTGCCTCAAAGGTAGTCTTTGTCATCTCGATAAAGCCGCCAAGAATCACAAGGCTTTGTGCCACGGTGAGCGCATCATCGTACGGGATTCCAAGCTCAGAGGCAATTTGCGAGACGTCCATCTTCCCCTTTGTGGTGACAAGCAGAAACGCCTTTGCCTCTATAGGGTTTAGCTGGATCTCATTAATCAGATCGCTTTCTATTTTGCTCAAGCTCATAATGGAATGATGGGTGATTTCTGTAATTAAACTAGACTTGCTTTGCCTTGAAGAGCTTTTTTGCCAGCTTTAGAGAAAAGCCCATTCCGATAAAGTGCACCACGACTCCTATCACAAGTGAGATGTATTTTTCACCAGTTACAAACCAGCTTATGAAAAATGCCGCCAGAGACGGGACGGTGATTATCAGTCCAATTAGAGAGCCCTTGAGAAAAATTTCCCTTGTCGGTCGCGACGGGCCTTGTTTATCCAATGAATCGGTTGAATTTAGGCGATAATAAAAATCGACCTTAGATTGAGTGGCGTCTAAAAGCCAAAGATGCTTTATATTTTAGAAGATATGAATTCAGGTGAATTGGCAAGCTATCGAAGAACATACCCCAACGGGCAATCTCTGAATTTCATCATTCCAGTCATGATCATCTTGTTTCTTGGAATCATATACATGATGTCGATGCGATACGGGCATGGCTCTGTCAGCTTCATCCTAGTAGGGATTGCGGCTGCAACCATGGTTTACTGGGGATGGGTGCTCAAAAAGATGACAAAACAGGACAAGCCAAAGTACACTGCGCGCGACACCGAAAGCAAGAACTGGGTCTATGATTTGATCAAGGGCGAGTCCGAAATCGTCTTTGTCGCAGAGGTCCCAGGGCCAGACGACAAAATAACGGTAAGGTTTGTCGACGGCATACTGTATGTGAGGGGTGCAGGGGGTTTCTCAAAGGAAATACCGATAGATGGAGCAACTGACATGCAAATACAGGACTTCAAGTACAGAAACGGCGTCCTCACTTTGAGAATAAGAAAGGCTACAGACTCTTAGATAGTTCCAGCTTTTGCGGAAGATATTTGTCAGTGATGTTTGTCAGACCGTACTTTGAGAATGCTTCTAGCTCTGCCTTTCGCTTTATTTTGAGAAATATTTCAAGCTCAGTCTTCCAGATTCCCTCCTGATATCTCGGATCCTTTTGCAAATCGTAAATCCTCTTGATGTCAGACTCTGTCATCGGTATGGTCGGGAGCTTGAACTTGTCAATGTCAGATGCCCACACGCCCATCCATTTTGCGTCAGGCACTGTCAGCTCCCTTAGGTGCGCTGCGTTTGCAGAGCCTGATTTTATTACCATTGCAATGTGCTCCCCGTACACGTCCCCGTCAGTCAGAATGACTACTGGAAGTTTCATCTGCTCGTGAAGTCGCTTTAGGAGGTACCTTGTTGCGCGCGGCGCCTGACCTGCAGTATCAACTATTATGGCCTTGAATTTCTTGTCTACCTTTTCCTCGATGAACCTTGTGAAAAGTCCACCTTTTTCTATTGCAATGACCAGTTCTGCACTGGTGTCGACCAGCTCCGCGCTGCTAAGGCTTGGCCCAATCAGGTATCCGTCGGGATGGTTAGACAGGTTGGTTCTCTTTCCCTCGTATCCTGGAACAGTATACTCGATTGTAAGATCCCCAAAGATGCTGCTTCGCTCCTCTGGGAATATGTGAAAGTCCTCGCGTGGCCTTGCAAGCACTGCCTCAAGGTCAACTATGATGTTGTCAGATTCAGGCTGGTCTTCAAACTCTACCTCGAATGCCTGCGATGAATAGTAAACGTCTCGAAGTGTTGATGATTTTTTTTCATGGACTAGTCTGTTTGCAAAAAACGCAAGCCACATCAGCTGGGTAAAGGAACGAAGCTGCGACATGTTGCGCGAGCTGCGGAGGCTTGCGGCGTTTCCAAGTATGTACTGTCGGAGTTTTTTGTCATACACAATATTGCTAACTGATCTGCTCGGGACTGAGAACTGCGGGAACTTGCCCTTGTCCAGATCATTATACACTTGGGCGCCCTGGAGTTTGAGCAAGTCCAGTAGCAGGTCTCTCTTTTCGGTTGCCACCTTGGCTGCTTTATTGCTCTTCGACTTGGACATTGTTTAGATCCTTTATGACTTTCTTGTAGTCTGGCTCTTTATTCTTACCTGCCAGCTCTGTTGAAAATTGTGCAATTAATGGAAGATATTTCAGGTAAAGGTTCGCCCTCTTTTTCTCTATTTCTGCAAGGCCGCGCTTTGACATGTATGCTGCCAGCTTTCTTGACAGATACTGGAGTGCAAGTCTGATTTCTTTTTCTATTTCCTCCCTGT of Candidatus Nitrosotenuis sp. DW1 contains these proteins:
- a CDS encoding adenine phosphoribosyltransferase, with product MNLKNIIDEYPNFPKKGILFRDISPILRNPAALSHVVDEFSKRFHTNDVDVLAGIESRGFPLACALSLKYNKGMMMIRKQGKLPGATVKKAYDIEYGKAIMEIQKNSIKKDQRVLICDDLLATGGTARAAAELVEKIGGKVTGFAFMVELTDLNGIKKLTKYRCESLVKY
- a CDS encoding S-methyl-5'-thioadenosine phosphorylase: MRVAGEILVEQAEIGIFGGTGIYDSGLLKEVKEITVDTPYGKTSDSITVGVFEGRKIAFMPRHGRKHTIPPHMINYRANIWAFKQMGITRIIAPSAVGSLKEEHAPGDFVLPNQFIDFTKSRKLSFSEEGRVIHISVADPFCPELQSAILRAADAQKIPVHRDCTYVCIEGPRFSTKAESKFYRSMNADIIGMTLVPECQLAREVQICYASISTVTDYDVWAEKPVTAKEVLETLSKNVANTKKILTSIPNEIPHTRGCSCAKALEEAEF
- a CDS encoding Hsp20/alpha crystallin family protein produces the protein MNSGELASYRRTYPNGQSLNFIIPVMIILFLGIIYMMSMRYGHGSVSFILVGIAAATMVYWGWVLKKMTKQDKPKYTARDTESKNWVYDLIKGESEIVFVAEVPGPDDKITVRFVDGILYVRGAGGFSKEIPIDGATDMQIQDFKYRNGVLTLRIRKATDS
- a CDS encoding DNA topoisomerase IV subunit A; translation: MSKSKSNKAAKVATEKRDLLLDLLKLQGAQVYNDLDKGKFPQFSVPSRSVSNIVYDKKLRQYILGNAASLRSSRNMSQLRSFTQLMWLAFFANRLVHEKKSSTLRDVYYSSQAFEVEFEDQPESDNIIVDLEAVLARPREDFHIFPEERSSIFGDLTIEYTVPGYEGKRTNLSNHPDGYLIGPSLSSAELVDTSAELVIAIEKGGLFTRFIEEKVDKKFKAIIVDTAGQAPRATRYLLKRLHEQMKLPVVILTDGDVYGEHIAMVIKSGSANAAHLRELTVPDAKWMGVWASDIDKFKLPTIPMTESDIKRIYDLQKDPRYQEGIWKTELEIFLKIKRKAELEAFSKYGLTNITDKYLPQKLELSKSL